One window of Catonella massiliensis genomic DNA carries:
- a CDS encoding glutaredoxin domain-containing protein translates to MIMMYGTDLCPDCVAAKKALEENGIEYKYINITESLGSMKQFLKLRDTRDEFKNIRGGGSIGIPALVVSPTELTLDWEGYISSKK, encoded by the coding sequence ATGATAATGATGTATGGAACCGACCTTTGCCCTGACTGCGTTGCAGCAAAGAAGGCACTTGAGGAGAACGGAATTGAGTACAAATATATCAATATAACTGAAAGCCTTGGCTCAATGAAGCAGTTTTTAAAGCTTAGAGATACAAGGGACGAATTTAAGAACATAAGAGGTGGCGGAAGTATTGGAATTCCTGCCCTTGTTGTAAGTCCTACAGAGTTAACTCTTGACTGGGAAGGTTATATAAGCAGTAAAAAGTAA